One window of Leopardus geoffroyi isolate Oge1 chromosome B3, O.geoffroyi_Oge1_pat1.0, whole genome shotgun sequence genomic DNA carries:
- the RAB15 gene encoding ras-related protein Rab-15 isoform X5, which translates to MKTIEVDGIKVRIQIWDTAGQERYQTITKQYYRRAQGIFLVYDISSERSYQHIMKWVSDVDEYAPEGVQKILIGNKADEEQKRQVGREQGQQLAKEYGMDFYETSACTNLNIKESFTRLTELVLQAHRKELDGLRTRASNELALAELEEDEGKPEGPANSSKTCWC; encoded by the exons ATGAAGACCATAGAGGTAGATGGCATCAAAGTGCGGATACAGATTTG GGACACAGCGGGGCAGGAGAGATATCAGACCATCACAAAGCAGTACTATCGACGGGCCCAG gggaTATTTTTAGTCTACGACATTAGCAGCGAGCGCTCTTACCAGCACATCATGAAGTGGGTCAGTGATGTGGATGAG TATGCACCAGAAGGTGTCCAGAAGATCCTCATAGGGAATAAGGCCGATGAAGAGCAGAAGCGGCAGGTGGGAAGAGAGCAAGGGCAGCAG CTGGCTAAAGAGTACGGCATGGACTTCTATGAAACAAGTGCCTGCACCAACCTCAACATTAAAGAG TCTTTCACGCGGTTGACAGAGCTGGTGCTGCAGGCCCACAGGAAGGAGCTGGATGGTCTCCGGACACGGGCCAGCAATGAGTTGGCATTGGCCGAGCTGGAGGAGGATGAGGGCAAACCTGAGGGCCCAGCGAACTCTTCAAAAACCTGCTGGTGCTGA
- the RAB15 gene encoding ras-related protein Rab-15 isoform X2 has translation MAKQYDVLFRLLLIGDSGVGKTCLLCRFTDNEFHSSHISTIGVDFKMKTIEVDGIKVRIQIWDTAGQERYQTITKQYYRRAQGIFLVYDISSERSYQHIMKWVSDVDEYAPEGVQKILIGNKADEEQKRQVGREQGQQLAKEYGMDFYETSACTNLNIKESFTRLTELVLQAHRKELDGLRTRASNELALAELEEDEGKPEGPANSSKTCWC, from the exons ATGGCGAAGCAGTACGATGTGCTGTTCCGGTTGCTGCTGATCGGGGACTCCGGGGTGGGCAAGACCTGCCTGCTGTGCCGCTTCACCGACAACGAGTTCCACTCCTCGCACATCTCCACCATCG gcGTGGATTTTAAGATGAAGACCATAGAGGTAGATGGCATCAAAGTGCGGATACAGATTTG GGACACAGCGGGGCAGGAGAGATATCAGACCATCACAAAGCAGTACTATCGACGGGCCCAG gggaTATTTTTAGTCTACGACATTAGCAGCGAGCGCTCTTACCAGCACATCATGAAGTGGGTCAGTGATGTGGATGAG TATGCACCAGAAGGTGTCCAGAAGATCCTCATAGGGAATAAGGCCGATGAAGAGCAGAAGCGGCAGGTGGGAAGAGAGCAAGGGCAGCAG CTGGCTAAAGAGTACGGCATGGACTTCTATGAAACAAGTGCCTGCACCAACCTCAACATTAAAGAG TCTTTCACGCGGTTGACAGAGCTGGTGCTGCAGGCCCACAGGAAGGAGCTGGATGGTCTCCGGACACGGGCCAGCAATGAGTTGGCATTGGCCGAGCTGGAGGAGGATGAGGGCAAACCTGAGGGCCCAGCGAACTCTTCAAAAACCTGCTGGTGCTGA
- the RAB15 gene encoding ras-related protein Rab-15 isoform X4 yields MRERPPTMCTTSYYVHVLHIHCLIRIPQQLLGGQWYCHSTGVDFKMKTIEVDGIKVRIQIWDTAGQERYQTITKQYYRRAQYAPEGVQKILIGNKADEEQKRQVGREQGQQLAKEYGMDFYETSACTNLNIKESFTRLTELVLQAHRKELDGLRTRASNELALAELEEDEGKPEGPANSSKTCWC; encoded by the exons ATGAGAGAACGACCTCCTACTATGTGCACGACCTCCTACTATGTGCACGTGCTTCACATCCACTGCCTAATTCGTATCCCACAACAGCTCTTAGGAGGCCAGTGGTATTGTCATTctacag gcGTGGATTTTAAGATGAAGACCATAGAGGTAGATGGCATCAAAGTGCGGATACAGATTTG GGACACAGCGGGGCAGGAGAGATATCAGACCATCACAAAGCAGTACTATCGACGGGCCCAG TATGCACCAGAAGGTGTCCAGAAGATCCTCATAGGGAATAAGGCCGATGAAGAGCAGAAGCGGCAGGTGGGAAGAGAGCAAGGGCAGCAG CTGGCTAAAGAGTACGGCATGGACTTCTATGAAACAAGTGCCTGCACCAACCTCAACATTAAAGAG TCTTTCACGCGGTTGACAGAGCTGGTGCTGCAGGCCCACAGGAAGGAGCTGGATGGTCTCCGGACACGGGCCAGCAATGAGTTGGCATTGGCCGAGCTGGAGGAGGATGAGGGCAAACCTGAGGGCCCAGCGAACTCTTCAAAAACCTGCTGGTGCTGA
- the RAB15 gene encoding ras-related protein Rab-15 isoform X3 has product MQHSSCPWRVAKKFCGVHGTKEGGARGLKPSVKGQWLPGVDFKMKTIEVDGIKVRIQIWDTAGQERYQTITKQYYRRAQGIFLVYDISSERSYQHIMKWVSDVDEYAPEGVQKILIGNKADEEQKRQVGREQGQQLAKEYGMDFYETSACTNLNIKESFTRLTELVLQAHRKELDGLRTRASNELALAELEEDEGKPEGPANSSKTCWC; this is encoded by the exons ATGCAGCATTCATCTTGCCCCTGGAGAGTGGCGAAGAAATTCTGTGGAGTGCATGGCACCAAGGAGGGGGGGGCTAGGGGACTGAAGCCTTCTGTGAAGGGACAGTGGCTGCCAG gcGTGGATTTTAAGATGAAGACCATAGAGGTAGATGGCATCAAAGTGCGGATACAGATTTG GGACACAGCGGGGCAGGAGAGATATCAGACCATCACAAAGCAGTACTATCGACGGGCCCAG gggaTATTTTTAGTCTACGACATTAGCAGCGAGCGCTCTTACCAGCACATCATGAAGTGGGTCAGTGATGTGGATGAG TATGCACCAGAAGGTGTCCAGAAGATCCTCATAGGGAATAAGGCCGATGAAGAGCAGAAGCGGCAGGTGGGAAGAGAGCAAGGGCAGCAG CTGGCTAAAGAGTACGGCATGGACTTCTATGAAACAAGTGCCTGCACCAACCTCAACATTAAAGAG TCTTTCACGCGGTTGACAGAGCTGGTGCTGCAGGCCCACAGGAAGGAGCTGGATGGTCTCCGGACACGGGCCAGCAATGAGTTGGCATTGGCCGAGCTGGAGGAGGATGAGGGCAAACCTGAGGGCCCAGCGAACTCTTCAAAAACCTGCTGGTGCTGA
- the RAB15 gene encoding ras-related protein Rab-15 isoform X1 produces MRERPPTMCTTSYYVHVLHIHCLIRIPQQLLGGQWYCHSTGVDFKMKTIEVDGIKVRIQIWDTAGQERYQTITKQYYRRAQGIFLVYDISSERSYQHIMKWVSDVDEYAPEGVQKILIGNKADEEQKRQVGREQGQQLAKEYGMDFYETSACTNLNIKESFTRLTELVLQAHRKELDGLRTRASNELALAELEEDEGKPEGPANSSKTCWC; encoded by the exons ATGAGAGAACGACCTCCTACTATGTGCACGACCTCCTACTATGTGCACGTGCTTCACATCCACTGCCTAATTCGTATCCCACAACAGCTCTTAGGAGGCCAGTGGTATTGTCATTctacag gcGTGGATTTTAAGATGAAGACCATAGAGGTAGATGGCATCAAAGTGCGGATACAGATTTG GGACACAGCGGGGCAGGAGAGATATCAGACCATCACAAAGCAGTACTATCGACGGGCCCAG gggaTATTTTTAGTCTACGACATTAGCAGCGAGCGCTCTTACCAGCACATCATGAAGTGGGTCAGTGATGTGGATGAG TATGCACCAGAAGGTGTCCAGAAGATCCTCATAGGGAATAAGGCCGATGAAGAGCAGAAGCGGCAGGTGGGAAGAGAGCAAGGGCAGCAG CTGGCTAAAGAGTACGGCATGGACTTCTATGAAACAAGTGCCTGCACCAACCTCAACATTAAAGAG TCTTTCACGCGGTTGACAGAGCTGGTGCTGCAGGCCCACAGGAAGGAGCTGGATGGTCTCCGGACACGGGCCAGCAATGAGTTGGCATTGGCCGAGCTGGAGGAGGATGAGGGCAAACCTGAGGGCCCAGCGAACTCTTCAAAAACCTGCTGGTGCTGA